In Bradyrhizobium sp. CCBAU 051011, the following are encoded in one genomic region:
- a CDS encoding XdhC family protein, whose product MLNRDEDILQAAENWQKAGHGVALATVVETWGSAPRPAGSSLVINDDGTFLGSVSGGCVEGAVVTEALDVIASGKPKMLEFGVADETAWNVGLSCGGTIRVFVEKVGQS is encoded by the coding sequence ATGCTCAACCGCGACGAAGACATTCTGCAGGCCGCCGAGAACTGGCAGAAGGCCGGACACGGCGTGGCGCTGGCGACCGTGGTCGAGACCTGGGGCTCGGCCCCGAGGCCGGCCGGATCGAGTCTCGTCATCAACGATGACGGTACGTTTCTGGGCTCGGTCTCCGGCGGCTGCGTCGAGGGCGCCGTGGTCACCGAGGCGCTGGACGTGATCGCCAGCGGCAAGCCCAAGATGCTCGAGTTCGGCGTCGCCGACGAGACCGCCTGGAACGTCGGGCTGTCCTGCGGCGGCACCATCCGCGTCTTCGTCGAGAAAGTCGGTCAGTCGTGA
- a CDS encoding XdhC family protein has protein sequence MKLETLTQVNAERAARRPVIVVTDVANGDQRLVKARDIATDPLSSELSKQLRMGKSAMIESGGKKLFLNVHAPTARLVIVGAVHISQALAPLARSLDYDVTVVDPRTAFASPERFPDVPLIAEWPDVALPPLNVDHYTAFVAVTHDPKIDDPALLHAFERDCFYIGALGSRKTHAKRAERLKAQGASDADIARIHAPIGLSIGAVSPSEIAVAIMAEITAELRLPKETAKVQAA, from the coding sequence GTGAAGCTCGAAACCCTCACTCAGGTCAACGCCGAGCGTGCCGCGCGCCGCCCGGTCATCGTCGTCACCGATGTCGCCAATGGCGATCAGCGGCTGGTGAAAGCCAGGGATATCGCAACCGATCCCTTGAGTTCCGAACTTTCAAAACAGCTCCGCATGGGCAAGAGCGCCATGATCGAGTCCGGCGGCAAGAAACTGTTCCTCAATGTCCACGCGCCGACGGCGCGGCTCGTCATTGTCGGCGCGGTCCATATCAGCCAGGCCCTGGCGCCGCTGGCGCGCTCGCTCGATTACGACGTGACGGTGGTCGATCCGCGCACCGCCTTCGCCAGCCCCGAGCGCTTCCCCGACGTGCCGCTGATCGCCGAATGGCCTGACGTGGCGCTGCCACCGCTCAATGTCGATCACTACACGGCGTTCGTCGCCGTCACGCATGATCCGAAGATCGACGATCCGGCGCTGCTGCACGCGTTCGAGCGCGATTGCTTCTATATCGGCGCGCTCGGCTCGCGAAAGACCCACGCCAAGCGCGCCGAGCGGCTGAAGGCGCAGGGCGCATCCGATGCCGACATCGCGCGGATCCATGCGCCGATCGGGCTTTCGATCGGCGCGGTGTCGCCGTCGGAAATCGCGGTCGCGATCATGGCCGAGATCACCGCCGAGCTACGGCTTCCCAAGGAAACCGCGAAGGTTCAGGCGGCATGA